The DNA window AATTGTCGTCAGGCACGTCGGAAACGTAGTCGATGCTGGGTGGTGGACCCTTGATACCCCGCACCCGCCGGGGAAACGACGCGCTCAACGAACCCTTACCCTGCATAAACGTAGCCCCCCTGTTGTAGTGTTCGCGCAGATCAGGCAGCGCGGGGTGCAGCTGGTTTCCGGCAAAGTGTTGTTGAACAGACTGTAAATATGCCATCACGACATATTGCTGGTATTCAGAATCCAGCCAATTTTGCATAAACCAGTCAGGAGCCAGCGCTTTCATACAAGTGAGCAAAGATGGTGTCATTCTCAAGGTATTGAATCTAACCCAAATTGCCACATATTATTGCCGCAGATCGCTTTCAGGCCAAATATTCAGGGCGGTTTTCTGAAAATCGACAGGTTGTCAGCTAAAAAGCGGTAAATCTGGCAGGGTTTGGCTCTGGCATAGTAATTGGCGAGTGAAGACCGTCATACTGGCTGAACAGATCAGTTAACAACCTTAATCAACTCATTATCATGGTAACAGAAACGGAAAGCGTGAAAGTAAACGTGAAACCGCTGGCCGACCGGGTGCTGGTAGAAGCCGCTCCGGCAGAAGAAAAGACGTCTTTCGGGATTATCATTCCTGACACGGCGAAAGAAAAGCCACAGCGCGGTACGGTTATCGCCGTAGGTGCTGGCAAAAAAGATGAGCCCCTGACGGTTCAGGTGGGTGATACGGTACTGTATGGCAAGTATGCCGGTACCGAACTGACCATCGACGGTAAGGAGTACCTCATCATGCGCGAATCCGATATTTTCGCAATCCTTTAACCTGAGTATGCAGGATTTGGTAGCATGTGGTCAGTCAAACAACTGTCAAACGCAACCTTACAACCTTCCGACTCTACAACTTTTTCAACTTAACAATCATGGCTAAGAAAATATTCTTCGATACAGAAGCCCGCGAGCGCATCAAAAAAGGCGTCGACACGCTGGCTGACGCGGTAAAAGTTACGCTCGGACCTAAAGGCCGTAACGTTATCCTCGACAAGAAATTCGGTTCGCCTGCCATCACCAAAGACGGTGTTACGGTAGCAAAAGAAATCGAACTGAAAGACGCCATGGAAAACATGGGCGCGCAACTGGTGAAGGAAGTAGCGTCGAAAACGGCTGATTCAGCCGGTGACGGTACGACCACGGCTACCGTTCTGGCGCAGGCGATCTACTCGATCGGTGCGAAAAACGTAGCTGCCGGTGCAAACCCAATGGACCTGAAGCGCGGTATCGACAAAGCCGTACTGGCTGTAACGGGCAATCTGGCCGAGCAGGCACAGACCGTTGGCGACGACTTCGGCAAGATTCAGCAGGTAGCTACCATTTCGGCTAACCACGACGACGAAATCGGTTCGATGATCGCCGAGGCTATGAAGAAAGTCGGCAAAGAAGGTGTTATCACGGTTGAAGAAGCGCGTGGTACCGAAACCGAAGTTAAAACGGTTGAAGGTATGCAGTTCGACCGGGGTTACCTGTCGCCGTACTTCGTAACCAACACCGAGAAAATGGAAGCGGAGCTGGAGCGTCCGTTCATCCTGATCTCGGAAAAGAAAGTATCGTCGATGAAAGAACTGCTGCCGGTACTGGAGCAGGTGGCTCAGACGGGCCGTCCTCTGCTGATTATCGCAGAAGATGTCGACGGAGAAGCACTGGCTACGCTGGTGGTCAACAAAATCCGGGGTGCGCTGAAAGTTGCCGCCGTGAAGGCTCCGGGCTTTGGCGATCGTCGGAAAGCTATGCTGGAAGATATCGCTATCCTGACGGGTGGTCAGGTAATCTCGGAAGAGCGTGGCTTCAAACTGGAGAACGCGTCAATCGAATACCTCGGTCAGTGCGACAAAGTGACGATCGATAAAGACAACACGACCATCGTAAACGGTGTTGGTGCGAAAGACGATATCGCAGGTCGCGTTAACCAGATCAAAGCACAGATTGAAAACACGACGTCGGATTACGACCGTGAAAAACTTCAGGAGCGGCTGGCTAAGCTGTCGGGTGGTGTTGCCATCCTGTACATCGGTGCCGCTACCGAAGTAGAGATGAAAGAGAAGAAAGACCGTGTCGACGACGCCCTGCACGCAACCCGCGCAGCCGTTGAAGAAGGTATCGTAACCGGTGGTGGTATCGCTCTGATCCGCGCTATCTCGTCGCTGGACGGTGTTAACACGATCAACGAAGACGAGAAGACTGGCGTTGCGATCATCCGCACGGCGCTGGAAGCTCCCCTCCGCACGATCGTTGCCAACGCTGGCGGTGAAGGTTCGGTAGTGGTCAACAAGGTAAAAGACGGTCAGGGTGGTTTTGGCTACAACGCCAAAAACGATTCGTACGAAGACCTGTTCGCTGCTGGTATCATCGACCCTAAGAAAGTAACCCGTCTGGCACTGGAGAACGCGGCCTCGATCGCGGGTCTGCTGCTGACGACCGAGTGTGTGATTGCCGACGAGCCCGAAGAGGCTCCGGCTGGTGGCGCAGGCCACGGTCACCCCGGCGGTATGGGCGGCATGATGTAATCATCACGCAGC is part of the Spirosoma rhododendri genome and encodes:
- a CDS encoding co-chaperone GroES, which produces MVTETESVKVNVKPLADRVLVEAAPAEEKTSFGIIIPDTAKEKPQRGTVIAVGAGKKDEPLTVQVGDTVLYGKYAGTELTIDGKEYLIMRESDIFAIL
- the groL gene encoding chaperonin GroEL (60 kDa chaperone family; promotes refolding of misfolded polypeptides especially under stressful conditions; forms two stacked rings of heptamers to form a barrel-shaped 14mer; ends can be capped by GroES; misfolded proteins enter the barrel where they are refolded when GroES binds), with the protein product MAKKIFFDTEARERIKKGVDTLADAVKVTLGPKGRNVILDKKFGSPAITKDGVTVAKEIELKDAMENMGAQLVKEVASKTADSAGDGTTTATVLAQAIYSIGAKNVAAGANPMDLKRGIDKAVLAVTGNLAEQAQTVGDDFGKIQQVATISANHDDEIGSMIAEAMKKVGKEGVITVEEARGTETEVKTVEGMQFDRGYLSPYFVTNTEKMEAELERPFILISEKKVSSMKELLPVLEQVAQTGRPLLIIAEDVDGEALATLVVNKIRGALKVAAVKAPGFGDRRKAMLEDIAILTGGQVISEERGFKLENASIEYLGQCDKVTIDKDNTTIVNGVGAKDDIAGRVNQIKAQIENTTSDYDREKLQERLAKLSGGVAILYIGAATEVEMKEKKDRVDDALHATRAAVEEGIVTGGGIALIRAISSLDGVNTINEDEKTGVAIIRTALEAPLRTIVANAGGEGSVVVNKVKDGQGGFGYNAKNDSYEDLFAAGIIDPKKVTRLALENAASIAGLLLTTECVIADEPEEAPAGGAGHGHPGGMGGMM